From a region of the Rouxiella sp. S1S-2 genome:
- a CDS encoding transporter substrate-binding domain-containing protein, translated as MKTTIKHTLGLALLGLTLTTGAAHAAGETLRVAADLSYPPFQFRDAQGTPSGYEIDVTNAICKEMQVTCNYVVTSFDAEIPSLLAKKVDFISPQGATEKRRKVIDFSDFVYHIPTKLVVQKGSPLLPTPESLKGKRVAVQQGSIQEMYANAYWLPKGVDVVAYADQDTIYQDLVAGRLDAALSPAVAVTYGFLNKPEGKDFTLTGPEVRDDKLFSIGSSYGVRQGDAKTKALLDQGLAKIIADGTWDNIRTKYFGDLDIAVHQGAGTK; from the coding sequence ATGAAAACCACCATCAAACACACTCTGGGCCTTGCCCTGCTGGGCTTGACGTTGACCACCGGCGCGGCTCACGCCGCCGGGGAAACACTACGGGTTGCCGCCGATCTCAGCTATCCACCTTTCCAATTTCGCGATGCGCAAGGGACGCCGAGTGGTTATGAAATTGACGTGACCAACGCTATTTGCAAAGAGATGCAGGTGACGTGCAACTATGTTGTCACCAGCTTTGACGCTGAAATCCCGTCGCTGCTGGCCAAAAAAGTTGATTTTATTTCTCCGCAGGGTGCCACTGAAAAACGTCGCAAAGTCATCGATTTCAGCGATTTTGTTTACCATATTCCGACCAAGCTAGTGGTGCAAAAAGGCAGTCCGCTGCTGCCGACGCCTGAGTCGTTGAAAGGTAAACGCGTTGCGGTGCAGCAGGGGTCTATTCAAGAAATGTATGCTAACGCCTACTGGCTGCCAAAAGGCGTTGACGTTGTCGCCTATGCCGATCAGGACACCATCTATCAAGATTTAGTCGCCGGTCGTCTGGATGCCGCATTAAGCCCGGCGGTGGCGGTAACTTACGGCTTCCTCAACAAACCGGAAGGTAAAGATTTCACCCTGACCGGTCCTGAAGTACGTGACGACAAACTGTTCAGCATCGGCTCATCCTACGGCGTACGTCAGGGTGATGCCAAAACCAAGGCGCTGCTCGACCAGGGATTGGCAAAAATTATTGCTGACGGCACCTGGGATAACATTCGTACCAAATACTTCGGTGACCTCGATATCGCCGTACATCAGGGCGCTGGCACAAAATAA
- a CDS encoding M20 family metallopeptidase gives MSECTKKGQKDKIIYTVDSLAPRLKHLALTIHANPELSFEEFESATALISPLREAGFQIEERLGDLPTAFRATYDSGKPGPTIALLAEYDALVGLGHACGHNLIGTASIAAALALKTGFPELSGRLEVIGTPAEEEGGGKIILAEKGIFDDHDAVMMFHPRDKTMVVRGGLACVDAVFKFYGKAAHAASAPQNGISALDAVIHTFVGINALRQLFTDDVRVHGIITDGGSATNVVPAYAEAKFLLRANTVKGLATVRAKVFAAAQGAADMSGARLEIEEGLTYAERNNNLMLAEFFKQNLDILGVEVVPPPRSGGIGSSDIGNVSQITAAIHPYLRIGDVMPHTPEFAEAAGSDAGLEAMLNAAKALAMTAVDLIESPEMLRAVRDEFLSWKAQN, from the coding sequence ATGTCCGAATGCACCAAAAAGGGTCAAAAAGATAAAATTATTTATACCGTCGACAGTCTGGCTCCTCGTCTTAAACATTTGGCGTTAACGATTCATGCTAATCCCGAGCTGAGTTTTGAAGAATTTGAGTCCGCCACGGCGCTGATTTCCCCTTTGCGTGAGGCCGGATTTCAGATAGAGGAAAGGCTAGGCGATTTGCCTACTGCGTTTCGCGCTACCTACGACAGCGGCAAACCGGGGCCGACTATCGCCCTGCTGGCGGAATACGACGCGCTGGTCGGATTGGGTCACGCCTGTGGGCATAACCTGATAGGCACCGCATCAATAGCCGCTGCGCTGGCCTTAAAAACCGGTTTTCCTGAGCTGAGTGGGCGGCTTGAAGTGATAGGAACGCCGGCGGAAGAAGAGGGCGGAGGCAAGATTATCCTCGCTGAAAAAGGCATTTTTGACGATCACGACGCGGTGATGATGTTCCATCCGCGCGACAAAACGATGGTCGTTCGCGGCGGACTGGCCTGCGTTGATGCCGTATTCAAGTTTTATGGCAAGGCGGCGCATGCAGCCTCTGCCCCGCAAAACGGCATTAGCGCGCTCGACGCCGTGATCCACACTTTTGTCGGTATTAATGCGCTGCGCCAGTTGTTTACCGACGATGTGCGGGTGCACGGAATCATTACCGACGGCGGCAGCGCGACCAATGTTGTGCCCGCCTACGCCGAGGCAAAATTCCTGCTGCGTGCCAACACCGTGAAAGGGCTGGCCACGGTACGCGCTAAAGTTTTCGCAGCGGCGCAGGGTGCAGCGGACATGAGCGGTGCGCGTCTAGAAATTGAAGAAGGGCTGACCTATGCTGAGCGTAATAATAACCTGATGTTGGCCGAGTTTTTCAAACAAAACCTCGATATTTTGGGCGTTGAAGTGGTGCCACCGCCGCGCAGTGGCGGAATTGGTTCATCTGATATCGGCAACGTCAGCCAAATCACTGCTGCAATCCATCCTTATCTGCGCATCGGCGATGTTATGCCGCACACCCCAGAATTTGCCGAAGCCGCTGGGTCTGACGCCGGACTCGAGGCAATGCTCAATGCCGCAAAAGCTCTCGCCATGACCGCCGTTGACCTCATTGAAAGCCCCGAGATGCTGCGTGCGGTAAGAGACGAATTCCTCAGTTGGAAAGCGCAGAACTGA
- a CDS encoding LysR family transcriptional regulator gives MNEKDWLTVLSVYQHKNITRAAEQLYSSQPALSYRLKQIERKLAIRLFDDGHKGLVFSAQGEYLAQHAQKVLRDLQLLKENLHSLEMAQQGEISIGVSSNYAAYRLPPLLSRFRLSHPGIRINLMSGLSEEIFTLLQRGDIDIAIVKDDYHWKEGKDLIDEDDYLLISQQDFDFALLPHLPQIRIVHGQHVTQLLERWWNANFSHAPNIAMTVDKLEVCLGMVTHGLGYAIISSYLPLPESLYRRPISLEGQQVKNRTWLLYRHNIESSPVMQSFIHILKSTPL, from the coding sequence ATGAATGAAAAAGACTGGCTGACCGTTCTCAGCGTGTATCAGCATAAGAATATTACCCGCGCCGCCGAGCAGCTTTATAGTTCACAGCCCGCCCTGAGTTATCGGCTTAAGCAAATAGAGCGCAAGCTGGCCATTCGCCTGTTCGACGACGGACACAAGGGCCTGGTGTTTAGTGCGCAGGGGGAATATCTGGCGCAGCATGCGCAAAAAGTTCTGCGCGATTTACAGCTGCTCAAGGAAAATCTGCACAGTCTGGAGATGGCGCAGCAGGGCGAGATTTCTATCGGCGTTTCCAGTAATTATGCCGCGTATCGACTGCCGCCGCTGCTTAGCCGTTTTCGGCTGTCGCACCCTGGTATTCGCATTAATTTAATGAGCGGACTGAGCGAAGAAATATTCACCCTGCTGCAGCGCGGCGATATTGATATCGCCATCGTCAAAGACGACTATCACTGGAAAGAAGGCAAAGACTTGATTGATGAGGATGATTATTTATTGATAAGTCAGCAAGATTTCGATTTCGCCCTGTTGCCACATTTGCCGCAAATTCGCATTGTTCACGGCCAGCATGTCACACAGCTGCTCGAAAGGTGGTGGAACGCTAATTTCTCTCATGCGCCTAACATTGCCATGACCGTCGACAAACTTGAAGTCTGTTTGGGAATGGTCACGCACGGCCTGGGATACGCGATTATTTCGAGCTATTTACCCCTGCCAGAAAGCCTTTATCGCCGCCCCATTTCTCTGGAGGGCCAACAGGTTAAAAACCGTACCTGGCTGCTTTATCGGCATAATATTGAGTCATCTCCGGTTATGCAGTCCTTTATTCACATTCTCAAGAGCACTCCGCTTTAA
- a CDS encoding lysine N(6)-hydroxylase/L-ornithine N(5)-oxygenase family protein, with protein sequence MTLDLIGVGIGPFNLSLAAMAKDSGLIQSAFFDANREFGWHPGMLLPTATMQTYVLQDLVTTVSPRSEFSFINYLVERKKIYRFLATEQLTISRDEFSDYLLWACKKMSNLHFSHPVENIDFNDRDKCFQVQTPEGEYRARHICLGTGHAPWTPLSARSALGENCFHAAEIELLEPDFNGKRVMIVGGGQSGADIMLNTLDGHWGEPAHLAWLSRRPNFQPLDESIFTNEYFTPEYVNYFYTLPDEVRQEEIKTQKLPSDGISYHTLEKIYHHLYHRFDVLQQPRNVSLLPHRALKNVTRTAEDRFQLLATHGLSQCEEHFEADIVILATGYRPALPDYLAPLLERIPYDQEQHLPLEANFNLRWNGPETNRIYAVNAGIHSHGAAEGQLTLTAWRSAKIINHLLGQAFYDIRPCESLVQWWPNKKDHVKR encoded by the coding sequence ATGACTCTTGATCTTATTGGCGTCGGCATCGGCCCTTTCAATCTCAGTCTTGCGGCGATGGCCAAGGACAGTGGCCTGATTCAGAGTGCTTTTTTTGATGCCAACCGCGAGTTCGGCTGGCATCCTGGCATGCTGCTGCCCACCGCCACGATGCAGACCTACGTTCTACAGGATTTAGTCACCACGGTTTCCCCGCGCAGCGAATTCTCATTTATTAATTACCTGGTGGAGCGCAAGAAAATCTATCGTTTTCTCGCCACCGAGCAGTTGACCATCAGCCGCGATGAATTTTCAGACTATTTGCTGTGGGCCTGCAAAAAAATGTCGAATTTGCACTTCTCACATCCGGTAGAAAATATCGATTTTAACGACCGCGACAAGTGTTTTCAGGTGCAAACGCCTGAAGGAGAATATCGCGCGCGGCATATCTGCTTGGGCACAGGTCATGCGCCCTGGACCCCGCTTTCAGCGCGTTCAGCGCTAGGGGAAAACTGTTTTCACGCCGCAGAGATTGAGCTGCTGGAGCCAGACTTTAACGGCAAAAGAGTGATGATCGTTGGTGGCGGCCAAAGTGGAGCAGATATCATGCTCAATACCTTGGACGGACATTGGGGAGAACCGGCACACCTCGCCTGGCTGTCGCGGCGGCCTAATTTTCAACCGTTGGACGAGTCGATATTTACCAATGAATATTTCACGCCCGAATACGTCAACTATTTCTACACCCTGCCCGACGAAGTCAGACAGGAAGAGATAAAAACGCAAAAGTTACCGTCGGACGGCATCAGCTATCACACGCTGGAAAAGATTTATCATCATCTTTACCACAGATTCGACGTGCTGCAGCAGCCGAGAAACGTCTCACTGTTGCCACACAGAGCGCTGAAAAACGTTACGCGGACCGCCGAGGACCGTTTCCAACTGCTGGCTACTCACGGTCTAAGCCAATGCGAAGAGCATTTTGAGGCGGATATTGTGATTTTAGCCACCGGTTATCGACCCGCACTGCCTGACTATCTCGCGCCACTGCTCGAACGTATCCCCTATGACCAAGAGCAGCATCTGCCGCTGGAGGCCAATTTTAATCTTCGCTGGAACGGGCCTGAGACTAACCGTATTTACGCGGTAAATGCGGGAATACACAGCCACGGCGCGGCCGAAGGCCAGCTGACATTAACCGCCTGGCGATCGGCAAAAATTATCAATCATCTGCTTGGACAGGCGTTCTACGATATCCGCCCCTGTGAGTCGCTGGTTCAGTGGTGGCCCAATAAAAAAGACCACGTTAAACGGTGA
- a CDS encoding PhzF family phenazine biosynthesis protein codes for MSVKRRFKQVDVFTAQPLKGNPLAVILEAEGLDDAQMQAIARWTNLSETTFVLPPTNPIADYLVRIFTPDYELPFAGHPTLGTAHALLETGLIPKTPGQLVQQCGVGLVPVNQLPEGGLAFGAPAVNITVLAPESVALLEDTLKNTPRASGFEAYIVDMGIRWLVVRMPSAEACLQLNVDAAALAELQKQTQVNGIAPYGPCLNDNTLDYELRALFIEQSQLVEDPVTGSANACLARVLAMLDFPDGGETSRQYRVRQGTQRQRDGRVFVRYEQGQPWIGGETCTIIDGTLTV; via the coding sequence ATGTCAGTTAAACGTCGTTTTAAACAGGTTGATGTTTTTACCGCCCAACCGCTGAAGGGTAACCCGTTGGCCGTTATCCTTGAGGCTGAAGGTCTTGACGATGCGCAAATGCAGGCGATTGCCCGGTGGACCAACCTTTCAGAAACGACCTTTGTTCTGCCGCCGACCAACCCCATCGCCGACTATCTGGTGCGAATCTTTACTCCAGACTACGAGTTGCCTTTCGCCGGTCATCCTACGCTGGGCACGGCGCACGCGCTGCTCGAGACAGGATTGATACCTAAAACGCCGGGACAGTTGGTTCAGCAGTGTGGCGTGGGGCTGGTGCCTGTCAATCAACTGCCTGAGGGCGGACTGGCCTTTGGCGCACCGGCGGTCAACATTACTGTTCTGGCTCCAGAAAGCGTTGCACTGCTGGAGGATACGCTGAAAAACACGCCGCGAGCATCAGGCTTTGAAGCGTACATCGTAGATATGGGCATTCGCTGGCTGGTGGTGAGAATGCCAAGCGCCGAAGCCTGTTTGCAGCTCAATGTTGATGCGGCTGCCTTGGCGGAACTGCAAAAGCAAACGCAGGTTAACGGCATCGCGCCGTATGGCCCGTGCTTGAATGATAATACGCTGGACTATGAGCTACGGGCGCTGTTTATTGAGCAATCGCAGTTGGTAGAAGACCCGGTTACCGGCAGCGCGAATGCCTGTCTGGCGCGCGTGCTTGCCATGCTTGACTTCCCCGACGGTGGCGAAACGTCTCGTCAATATCGCGTTCGTCAGGGCACTCAACGCCAGCGGGACGGCAGAGTGTTTGTGCGCTATGAGCAAGGTCAGCCGTGGATAGGAGGCGAAACCTGCACAATAATCGACGGTACGCTCACCGTTTAA
- a CDS encoding class IV adenylate cyclase — protein MARNIEIKARIDDFSALYAEIALLADGIPDIIEQDDTFFVCPNGRLKLRTLAVDRGELIFYRRVDQAGPKTSFYSLSETQDPNGLRETLTLALGSAGRVIKQRTLFRVGQTRLHLDRVQGLGDFLEFEVVLDEDETEAQGIAIAEDLLERLQIQRQELVDQAYVDLLNHRQQHPL, from the coding sequence ATGGCCCGTAATATTGAAATCAAAGCACGAATTGACGACTTTTCTGCTCTTTACGCCGAAATAGCCCTGCTGGCCGACGGCATTCCCGACATCATAGAACAGGATGACACCTTTTTTGTTTGTCCGAATGGCCGTTTGAAACTGCGTACGCTGGCTGTAGACCGCGGCGAACTTATCTTTTATCGGCGGGTGGATCAGGCTGGCCCTAAAACCAGTTTCTATTCTCTTTCTGAAACTCAGGATCCGAACGGACTGCGCGAAACGCTGACCTTAGCCTTGGGCAGTGCCGGTCGCGTTATTAAGCAGCGCACGCTGTTTAGGGTCGGACAAACCCGTTTGCATCTTGACCGCGTCCAGGGACTCGGTGATTTTCTTGAATTTGAAGTCGTGTTGGACGAAGATGAAACTGAAGCGCAAGGTATTGCTATCGCAGAGGATTTACTTGAGCGTTTGCAAATTCAGCGTCAAGAACTGGTGGATCAGGCCTATGTCGATTTGCTCAATCATCGGCAGCAGCACCCCCTGTGA
- a CDS encoding DUF1198 domain-containing protein, whose protein sequence is MIWIMIAALVVVFVVGYWIMTADTRKANDSLASLLKIKPVYIDSMLLEMGKRQSAMFIRSISGGYAEEIRKAAYIVFIYHTFIKDASDENITHWRNVLVRAHLDPVLTSEHAELALFYFAELDIEPFELAQFRRTYNETFNQIHLV, encoded by the coding sequence ATGATATGGATTATGATTGCTGCACTGGTGGTGGTTTTTGTTGTCGGCTATTGGATTATGACCGCAGATACCAGAAAGGCTAACGATTCACTGGCCAGTTTATTAAAGATAAAACCGGTTTATATTGATTCGATGCTGCTGGAGATGGGCAAACGGCAGAGCGCGATGTTTATTCGCTCGATTAGCGGGGGATACGCAGAAGAGATCCGCAAAGCGGCTTATATCGTGTTTATTTATCATACGTTCATCAAAGATGCCTCTGACGAGAATATTACCCACTGGCGCAACGTGTTGGTTCGCGCTCATCTCGATCCTGTGCTGACCAGTGAGCACGCCGAGCTGGCGTTATTTTACTTCGCCGAACTCGATATTGAACCGTTCGAGCTGGCGCAGTTTCGCCGCACTTACAACGAAACCTTTAATCAAATTCACCTGGTTTAA
- a CDS encoding DUF2002 family protein, which yields MYLRPDEVAKVLETSGFERDFIDDKAYGYRRGEHYVYVNREARFGRTALVIHPAMKERSERFAEPTASSRSSHVYTQFPLDLESEAVVYYGICHGFSSRQILSNYLDNVFR from the coding sequence ATGTATTTACGGCCCGATGAAGTGGCAAAAGTGTTAGAAACATCCGGATTCGAACGAGATTTTATTGACGATAAAGCCTATGGTTATCGCCGAGGCGAGCACTATGTTTATGTCAATCGAGAAGCGCGTTTTGGTCGCACGGCGTTGGTTATTCACCCTGCAATGAAAGAGCGCAGTGAACGATTTGCTGAACCGACGGCGTCTTCTCGTAGCAGTCACGTTTACACCCAATTTCCTCTCGACCTGGAAAGTGAAGCCGTTGTTTATTATGGCATTTGCCACGGTTTCAGCTCACGCCAGATCCTGAGCAACTATCTGGATAACGTCTTCAGATAA
- a CDS encoding MFS transporter: MSPSKFQTNLQLNKRILSIVIFTFVCYLSIGLPLAVLPGFVHGKLGFNSVLAGLIISVQYFATLASRPHAGRFADNIGPKKVVIFGLACCGISGLFYVLAFLSSAIPVLSLILLCFGRIFLGVGESFAATGTILWGIGATNPIHTGRVISWNGVATYGAMAVGAPLGVLLNLHWGLLGVAGLVMIIAVLAIALASTKQAITVVTGKRIAFRAVVGKIWMHGLGLGFGTIGFGVIATFITLYYADKGWEGAAFTLTLFSMGFVGMRLIFGSNIARFGGLKVSVVSFLIEIIGLLMIWQGHSPFSVEIGAFLTGSGFSLIFPALGVEAVKQVPQQNQGTALGTYSAFLDLGLGITGPVAGLVISHFGTPSIYLAASFMVMLAIVITLKMMRIENRKKQNE; encoded by the coding sequence ATGTCCCCAAGTAAGTTTCAAACTAATTTACAGTTAAATAAGCGCATACTGTCGATAGTCATTTTCACATTTGTTTGCTATTTGAGCATCGGTTTACCCCTCGCGGTACTGCCCGGATTCGTTCACGGCAAGCTCGGTTTCAACTCGGTTCTGGCGGGACTGATTATCAGCGTGCAGTATTTCGCCACGCTTGCCAGTCGTCCTCACGCCGGACGTTTCGCTGACAACATTGGCCCTAAAAAGGTGGTTATTTTCGGACTGGCCTGCTGTGGCATCAGTGGACTGTTCTACGTATTGGCCTTTTTAAGCAGCGCTATCCCGGTGCTTAGTCTGATTCTGTTGTGCTTTGGTCGCATATTTTTGGGCGTAGGCGAAAGTTTTGCCGCTACGGGCACTATTTTATGGGGAATTGGCGCGACCAATCCTATTCACACTGGACGAGTCATCTCATGGAACGGGGTGGCAACCTATGGCGCAATGGCCGTGGGCGCGCCGCTGGGCGTGCTGCTTAACCTGCATTGGGGACTGCTTGGCGTAGCGGGCTTGGTGATGATTATTGCTGTGCTTGCCATCGCTCTGGCTTCGACAAAGCAGGCCATTACTGTGGTCACCGGTAAGCGTATCGCCTTTCGCGCCGTGGTGGGGAAAATTTGGATGCACGGTCTGGGATTGGGCTTCGGGACCATTGGTTTTGGCGTGATTGCCACCTTTATCACCCTCTATTATGCAGACAAAGGCTGGGAAGGCGCGGCGTTTACCCTGACCCTGTTCAGCATGGGCTTTGTCGGCATGCGATTAATATTTGGCAGCAATATTGCGCGCTTCGGCGGCCTGAAAGTGTCCGTTGTGTCTTTTCTGATAGAAATTATTGGCCTGTTGATGATTTGGCAGGGGCACAGCCCGTTCAGCGTTGAAATCGGCGCGTTTCTTACCGGTTCGGGTTTCTCGCTTATTTTTCCTGCGCTGGGCGTAGAGGCGGTGAAGCAGGTGCCCCAGCAAAATCAGGGCACGGCCTTGGGAACATACTCGGCATTTCTGGACCTCGGCCTGGGCATTACTGGCCCGGTGGCTGGTCTGGTGATTTCACATTTTGGCACGCCGTCAATCTATCTTGCCGCCTCATTCATGGTGATGTTGGCGATAGTGATCACGCTTAAAATGATGCGTATTGAGAATCGCAAAAAGCAAAACGAATAG